A stretch of the Odontesthes bonariensis isolate fOdoBon6 chromosome 5, fOdoBon6.hap1, whole genome shotgun sequence genome encodes the following:
- the LOC142379980 gene encoding C-reactive protein-like, translating to MKLLLVSLMLTACAASPGDLSGRMFTFPQQTNTAHVRLNASRQNFQDVTVCHRSFTDLKRDHILFSLATPSNSNGFLVFWDNTNKEMEPHVRDKKAEFGGRDYKPNMWHSVCTTWDSESGLVQLWFDGQPSIRKFTTAGVNIIGPVIIILGQEQDAHGGGFDAKQSFVGMMCDVHMWDYILSPCEMQSYVDDLNFTPGNVLNWRALEYEIFGRVLLENRLMVCH from the exons ATGAAGTTACTGCTTGTATCGCTGATGTTGACAGCATGCGCTGCAAGTCCTGGAG atcTGTCTGGGAGGATGTTCACCTTCCCACAGCAAACAAACACAGCTCATGTGAGGCTGAACGCATCGAGACAGAACTTCCAGGATGTAACCGTCTGTCACAG ATCCTTTACAGACCTTAAAAGAGACCACATCCTTTTCTCCTTGGCCACACCCTCTAATTCCAATGGCTTTCTGGTTTTCTGGGACAACACAAACAAAGAGATGGAGCCCCACGTCAGGGATAAGAAGGCCGAATTTGGAGGGCGTGACTACAAGCCAAACATGTGGCACTCTGTGTGCACCACATGGGACTCCGAGTCTGGACTGGTGCAGCTGTGGTTTGATGGCCAACCTTCGATTAGGAAATTTACCACCGCTGGAGTAAACATCATAGGACCTGTTATAATTATCTTAGGACAG GAGCAGGATGCCCACGGTGGGGGGTTTGATGCTAAGCAGTCTTTCGTTGGAATGATGTGTGACGTCCACATGTGGGATTACATCCTTTCCCCCTGTGAGATGCAGAGCTATGTGGATGATCTGAACTTCACTCCAGGGAATGTGCTTAACTGGAGAGCATTGGAATATGAGATTTTTGGCAGAGTGTTATTAGAGAATAGATTAATGGTATGTCACTAA
- the LOC142379981 gene encoding metalloreductase STEAP4-like: MSEEVKPESMSLCPVSVAATPEHELLCIFGTGDLGRSLGHRLLQAGYKVVYGSRRPHSCGPLPPGAQAMSHEVAAKSANLVFICVHREHYDFLETLAPQLMGKVLVDVSNNLKKNLYPEANAEYLQRIVPGAHVVKAFNTLSAWALQNGPSDANRQVYLCGNSAVAKQAVTESASKLGFTVLDRGSLSAARELEDFPLQLFPEWRLPIRLAIGLTAFFFFYLLIRDVVFAYVEQGKDISFRIMVSLANKVFPIVSIIMLSLCYLPGVIAAFLQLYRGTKYKRFPDWLDRWMLCRKQLGLLALAFASLHVLYTLIIPIRYHVRHWITANTISKIKENKTSEFDTTMAWRTDSYYSVGILGYGLYLLLGISSLPSVSNTLSWREFSFIQSKLGYLTLFFCTFHTYLYGWDKFLRPSYYKWYTLPGYMLSLVVPSVVLVLRLLLFLPCMDRTLTRIRQGWERSDAENDSKKSLLT; this comes from the exons ATGTCAGAGGAGGTGAAGCCAGAGAGCATGtcgctgtgtcctgtgagcgtGGCGGCTACCCCTGAGCATGAGCTACTTTGCATCTTTGGGACAGGGGACTTGGGACGCTCTTTGGGCCACCGTCTGCTCCAGGCTGGCTACAAAGTGGTTTACGGCAGCCGTAGACCCCACAGCTGTGGCCCCCTACCTCCAGGCGCACAG GCAATGAGCCATGAGGTAGCAGCCAAGTCGGCCAATCTGGTCTTTATTTGTGTTCACAGAGAACACTACGACTTTCTGGAGACACTTGCGCCTCAACTCATGGGGAAG GTGCTGGTCGACGTCAGCAACAATCTTAAGAAGAATCTATACCCAGAGGCCAACGCGGAGTATCTGCAGAG GATAGTCCCTGGAGCTCATGTGGTGAAGGCTTTTAACACCTTGTCTGCCTGGGCCCTTCAGAATGGACCCTCAGATGCCAATAGACAG GTGTACCTGTGTGGGAACAGTGCTGTGGCTAAGCAGGCAGTGACAGAGTCGGCTTCCAAACTGGGCTTCACTGTTCTGGATAGAGggtctctgtctgcagccagAGAGCTGGAGGACTTCCCCCTGCAGCTGTTCCCAGAATGGAGGCTGCCCATTCGCCTGGCCATTGGCCTCAccgccttcttcttcttctacctGCTCATCAGAGATGTTGTCTTTGCATATGTTGAACAGGGGAAAGACATCTCTTTCAGAATCATGGTGTCCCTGGCCAACAAG GTGTTTCCCATTGTTTCCATTATTATGCTGTCTTTATGTTACCTGCCTGGAGTCATCGCTGCCTTCCTTCAGCTCTACAGAGGAACCAAGTACAA GCGTTTCCCTGACTGGTTGGATCGCTGGATGCTGTGCAGGAAACAGCTGGGTCTGCTGGCTCTTGCCTTCGCTTCCCTGCATGTGCTGTACACTCTAATCATTCCTATAAG ATATCATGTGAGACACTGGATTACAGCAAACACTATCTCAAAG ATCAAGGAGAACAAAACGTCAGAGTTTGACACAACCATGGCCTGGCGCACTGACTCTTACTACTCTGTTGGGATTCTAGGATATGGCCTGTATCTCCTGTTGGGAATAAGCTCTCTCCCTTCCGTCAGCAACACTCTCAGCTGGAGAGAGTTCAGCTTCATTCAG TCCAAGCTTGGATACCTGACGTTGTTCTTCTGTACCTTTCACACTTACCTTTATGGTTGGGACAAATTCCTTCGCCCCTCCTACTACAAATGGTACACTCTCCCCGGCTACATGCTCAGTCTGGTGGTGCCGTCTgtggtgctggtgctgaggctgctgctctTTCTCCCTTGCATGGACAGAACTCTCACCCGTATTCGACAGGGCTGGGAGCGGAGTGATGCTGAGAATGACAGCAAGAAATCCCTGCTAACGTAG